The following coding sequences lie in one bacterium genomic window:
- a CDS encoding FHA domain-containing protein: MSSRPQARLEILNGGFEGMTYELTAEETLIGRNPSTDITLLDEGISREHAIVLFDEATSEFSIEDLQSTNGTRLNGKGVRSSALSDGDEVAIGHTIFRFDLGAPRDSR; the protein is encoded by the coding sequence GTGTCTTCGAGGCCCCAAGCACGGCTCGAGATCCTGAACGGCGGGTTCGAGGGAATGACCTACGAACTCACCGCCGAGGAGACGTTGATCGGTCGCAATCCGTCGACCGATATCACGTTGCTCGATGAGGGAATCAGCCGCGAGCATGCCATCGTCCTGTTCGATGAGGCGACGAGCGAGTTCTCGATCGAGGACCTGCAATCCACCAACGGCACCCGCCTCAACGGCAAGGGCGTCCGGTCTTCTGCCCTTTCCGACGGAGACGAGGTGGCCATCGGCCACACGATCTTCCGCTTCGATCTGGGTGCGCCGCGCGATTCGCGTTAG
- a CDS encoding carbon-nitrogen hydrolase family protein has product MLRVGIVQMRSTDDLAANLAAAEAQVDEAARAGASWIALPENFAYLRREGTPFPCAQGLDGEILATAASWAKRHDVWLLAGTFPEAASDGRVYNTSVLISPGGAQAAVYRKIHLFDVDLREQGGDPYQESATIAPGSEPVLAATPFGRVGLSVCYDLRFPELYRGYAREGARFLSVPSAFARETGKDHWEVLLRARAIENQCFVLAPAQWGAHGPDRSSYGRAMIIDPWGLVLAQAPDRPCVLIADCDLDSQDRMRAALPCQSHRRLF; this is encoded by the coding sequence ATGCTGCGGGTGGGCATCGTCCAGATGCGTTCCACGGACGACCTGGCGGCCAACCTCGCTGCCGCCGAAGCACAGGTGGACGAGGCGGCACGCGCCGGTGCGTCGTGGATCGCGTTGCCGGAGAACTTCGCGTATCTGCGCCGAGAAGGCACTCCGTTTCCGTGCGCCCAGGGCCTCGACGGTGAGATCCTCGCCACTGCCGCAAGCTGGGCCAAGAGACACGATGTCTGGTTGCTGGCCGGAACGTTCCCCGAAGCGGCTTCCGACGGGCGGGTCTACAACACCAGTGTGTTGATCTCCCCAGGGGGGGCTCAGGCCGCCGTCTACCGGAAGATCCACCTCTTCGACGTCGATCTCCGGGAACAGGGCGGCGACCCGTACCAGGAATCTGCCACGATCGCGCCGGGTAGCGAGCCCGTGTTGGCCGCTACGCCCTTCGGGCGAGTCGGCCTCTCGGTCTGCTACGACCTGCGCTTTCCCGAGCTCTACCGCGGCTACGCCCGAGAAGGCGCCCGCTTTCTCAGCGTGCCGTCCGCGTTCGCGCGGGAGACCGGAAAGGACCACTGGGAGGTCCTGCTCCGCGCCCGGGCGATCGAGAACCAGTGTTTCGTGCTGGCACCCGCCCAATGGGGCGCCCACGGGCCGGATCGCTCGAGTTATGGCCGGGCGATGATCATCGACCCCTGGGGCCTCGTGTTGGCCCAGGCGCCGGATCGCCCCTGCGTGCTGATCGCGGATTGCGATCTCGACAGCCAGGATCGGATGCGGGCCGCCCTGCCCTGTCAGAGCCATCGGCGCCTCTTCTAA
- a CDS encoding glucose-6-phosphate isomerase (catalyzes the formation of D-fructose 6-phosphate from D-glucose 6-phosphate) — protein sequence MTSAARQDIRLEVGGAVAPPLERSHGVTRAEIARTLPRLAKVVPDLLGQDAASGFLRVLSRRALLKSLVDEAARQRRRGFEDVIHIGIGGSSLGAEAIWRALAHPQHNLLPRSRRGGPRIHFIDNVDPESLGALLEWVDLKTALVHVVSKSGGTVETAAGFQIVRAALEKRVGSRWARQCVATTGQGALGKIAREEGMTILPFPEDVGGRFSGLTSSGLFTPALAGVDVTALVAGGRRMAGRLAKRPLAENPAAVAGVVAFLMAERKAKPIQVMMPYADALEPLARWFVQLSGESLGKRKGRRGVGPTPLPARGTTDQHSQVQLFVEGPADKLVSFVTTQRDRRSVTIPGEGPAGYLEGVELGRLLRAEHQGTAVALARVGRPSLCWELPEINASALGQLLVALEAQTAYQAELYGVNAYDQPGVEAGKVAAFALLGREGYEQERAAVEAETPERWTI from the coding sequence GTGACGAGCGCGGCCCGACAGGATATTCGGCTCGAGGTCGGAGGCGCCGTCGCGCCGCCCCTGGAGCGCTCCCACGGCGTGACGCGTGCAGAGATTGCACGCACCTTGCCGCGTCTGGCGAAGGTCGTACCGGACCTTCTCGGCCAGGATGCAGCATCCGGTTTCTTGCGGGTGCTCAGCCGGAGAGCCTTGCTGAAGAGCCTGGTCGATGAGGCGGCCCGGCAGCGGCGCCGCGGTTTCGAGGACGTCATCCACATCGGGATCGGTGGCTCTTCACTCGGAGCCGAAGCGATCTGGCGCGCGCTGGCCCATCCCCAGCACAACCTGCTGCCACGCTCTCGACGAGGCGGGCCGCGAATCCACTTCATCGACAACGTGGATCCGGAGAGCCTGGGTGCGCTCCTCGAATGGGTCGATCTGAAGACGGCGCTCGTGCACGTGGTTTCGAAATCCGGTGGCACGGTCGAGACGGCCGCCGGATTTCAGATCGTCCGTGCGGCTCTGGAAAAGCGCGTGGGGAGTCGCTGGGCCCGCCAATGCGTGGCGACCACCGGGCAGGGTGCGCTGGGGAAGATCGCGCGGGAGGAGGGCATGACGATCCTGCCGTTCCCCGAGGACGTGGGCGGACGATTCTCTGGCCTCACCAGCAGTGGGCTCTTCACGCCGGCACTGGCGGGCGTAGATGTGACGGCGTTGGTCGCAGGCGGACGCCGCATGGCAGGCCGGCTCGCCAAGCGACCCCTGGCGGAAAATCCGGCGGCGGTTGCGGGTGTCGTCGCTTTCCTGATGGCGGAGCGCAAGGCCAAGCCGATCCAGGTGATGATGCCCTACGCCGACGCCCTCGAGCCCCTGGCACGTTGGTTCGTCCAGCTGAGCGGCGAGAGTCTGGGCAAGCGCAAGGGTCGTAGAGGCGTCGGCCCGACCCCCCTACCGGCCCGCGGCACGACGGATCAGCATTCCCAGGTTCAACTCTTCGTCGAGGGTCCGGCGGACAAACTCGTCAGCTTCGTCACGACGCAGCGTGATCGGCGTAGTGTGACCATCCCCGGCGAGGGCCCGGCCGGCTACCTCGAGGGAGTGGAACTGGGCCGGCTGCTGCGTGCCGAGCACCAGGGCACTGCGGTGGCATTGGCGCGCGTGGGGCGGCCGTCGCTGTGCTGGGAGCTTCCGGAGATCAACGCCTCCGCCCTTGGCCAGCTGCTCGTCGCTCTCGAGGCCCAGACGGCCTACCAGGCTGAGTTGTACGGAGTGAACGCCTACGACCAGCCGGGGGTCGAGGCGGGCAAGGTGGCAGCCTTCGCCTTGCTCGGGCGCGAAGGCTACGAGCAGGAACGCGCAGCCGTAGAAGCCGAAACCCCGGAGCGCTGGACGATCTAG
- a CDS encoding sigma-54-dependent Fis family transcriptional regulator yields the protein MTSMTRIHGVEADHAVTGSEEQVMQSEAAGRRREDRIVGSSEATRRLIAQATAAARSDLPVWLIGPAGSDKDLVARAIHSWGARSSRELEVLVCSAVPDALQGRELFGCAAGVYPAVPGEYAGALERATGSSLLLFDVEALREEVLKTLLRSLQTRSFRREGDNADRTLTARVITAGDGRAALPSGDAGGHEIRIPALADRREDILPLAAHYLRAFSEEAGVPTVGFTADARACLETENFPGDIAELRERVRQAIALSSGGALSAEALMLAKDAEEVPSFKDAKRAFETRYVVGLLRRCRGNISRAARLAKKDRKDFYDVIRRTGVDPQEFRP from the coding sequence ATGACGAGCATGACCCGCATCCATGGAGTGGAAGCGGACCACGCAGTGACGGGCAGCGAGGAACAAGTGATGCAGTCCGAGGCGGCCGGGCGCCGCCGGGAAGACAGGATCGTCGGCTCGAGCGAAGCCACGCGACGCTTGATCGCGCAGGCCACCGCCGCCGCGCGAAGTGACTTGCCCGTGTGGCTGATTGGGCCGGCTGGATCCGACAAGGATCTCGTTGCCCGAGCAATCCACAGCTGGGGCGCGCGCTCCTCCAGGGAACTCGAGGTGCTCGTCTGCAGTGCCGTTCCCGATGCGCTTCAAGGGCGTGAGCTCTTCGGCTGCGCGGCCGGCGTCTACCCCGCTGTGCCCGGCGAGTATGCCGGTGCCCTGGAACGCGCAACCGGAAGCAGCCTGCTTCTCTTCGATGTCGAAGCCCTTCGCGAGGAAGTGCTGAAGACCCTGTTGCGTTCGCTTCAAACCCGGAGTTTCCGCCGAGAAGGCGACAACGCCGATCGAACCCTCACCGCACGGGTGATCACCGCGGGCGACGGCCGGGCCGCGCTTCCGAGTGGAGATGCCGGAGGCCATGAGATTCGCATCCCCGCGCTGGCCGACAGACGCGAGGACATCCTGCCTCTGGCAGCCCACTACCTGCGGGCGTTCTCCGAAGAGGCCGGGGTACCGACCGTAGGATTCACGGCGGATGCCCGGGCGTGCCTCGAGACCGAGAACTTCCCCGGCGACATCGCCGAGCTTCGCGAAAGGGTGCGCCAAGCCATCGCTCTCTCCTCGGGAGGTGCCCTCTCGGCGGAGGCGTTGATGCTTGCCAAGGACGCGGAAGAAGTGCCGTCCTTCAAGGACGCCAAGCGTGCCTTCGAGACACGCTATGTCGTGGGCCTGCTGCGCCGCTGCCGAGGCAACATCAGCCGAGCGGCTCGTCTGGCCAAGAAGGACCGCAAGGATTTCTACGACGTCATCCGTCGCACCGGGGTCGATCCCCAGGAGTTCCGCCCCTAG